The Henckelia pumila isolate YLH828 chromosome 2, ASM3356847v2, whole genome shotgun sequence genome includes a window with the following:
- the LOC140878401 gene encoding glutamate receptor 2.8-like: protein MDSLLLPLFVTLVLLQLPLGAAQSSSNNNSTVDFHVGVILDSNSTVVGRIGESCVSMALADFYSVHRDYKTRLVLHFRDSNQSVVDAAAAALDLLQHERVDAIIGPQSSEQVNFVMNLGNRTQVPIVSFSATSPSLAPRAQFFVQTSQSDAFQAKAIASIIQNFKWNQVVVINEDTEYGNGIIPYLFNALNDVNARISYRSVVPKYASDDFISKELYKMMGMQTRVFVVHASLSLGTKLFPKLRELGMNSAGYAWIVTSGLTDLFHFMDLEVVESMQGFLGVKPLVPNSRKLRSFSHRWVRTFHRENPDLKLVTETSIFGLWAYDTLWALAMAAESIGSTNPNLVTNKLNRGISINAANPFALESSDTGPKLHDALLGTRFNGLAGEFKLVNGQLMQTPYQIVNFDGNHERLVATWTPYVENQKETINSYFTPKVKFGPIIIWPGDSTEAPKGWQIPVNGNRLRVGVPLKPGFNEFLTVEIVPTTKEVQVSGCYKQVFDHVIASLPYAIVPKFVAYPFFDANGSAIGNYNDFVNQVSKQERFDAAIGDITITYERSLNVDFTMPYVEGGVTCIVPITREYHYNRFTIFTLFRIDLWITAVVLYLANALAISILGRRILSESTEQLGQHPGMIGYFPFFPGQGLNANLLCLILVAWVFVSSLLYATLTASVTSALVVPGLRPNVTDVSELIGKGWPVGTQQGSFVFRFLKDLGFRESNILNYNSTEDVDKALGSTGDIKAFCDTVPHIRLLLSNKYCGKYMAIEPTYRTEGFAFVFPRGSPLVSDVSRAILQSTTLANKSGTIEDIVKKCIENETCSDPDSNSSTGSAVKTELFVVPFIFSACITVACLLLSEVADLRKKGKLVFDQKMPARILYRWNSALAPILPKKYVGQTPSSTGE, encoded by the exons atggaTTCGTTGTTGCTTCCACTTTTTGTTACTCTTGTTTTGCTGCAGTTACCTCTTGGTGCTGCACAAAGCTCCAGTAACAACAACAGCACAGTTGATTTTCATGTCGGCGTCATTCTCGATTCGAATTCGACCGTGGTGGGGCGTATAGGTGAGAGCTGCGTATCCATGGCTCTTGCCGACTTTTATTCGGTTCACAGAGACTACAAAACTAGGCTGGTTCTCCATTTCAGAGATTCAAATCAAAGTGTAGTTGATGCAGCTGCTGCTG CTCTGGATCTTCTGCAACATGAGAGAGTGGATGCCATTATTGGTCCTCAAAGCTCGGAACAGGTCAACTTTGTGATGAATCTTGGAAACAGAACTCAAGTACCCATTGTTTCTTTCTCTGCCACCAGcccttctcttgctcctcgagCTCAATTTTTCGTTCAGACATCACAAAGCGACGCCTTTCAAGCCAAGGCTATTGCCTCCATCATCCAGAACTTCAAATGGAACCAAGTTGTGGTCATTAATGAAGACACGGAATATGGTAATGGCATCATCCCTTATCTGTTCAATGCCTTAAACGATGTCAATGCCCGAATTTCATATCGAAGCGTGGTTCCGAAATATGCGTCCGATGATTTCATAAGCAAGGAACTGTACAAAATGATGGGTATGCAGACTCGGGTGTTCGTGGTGCACGCGTCTCTGTCTCTTGGAACAAAGCTGTTTCCAAAGTTGAGAGAATTAGGAATGAACAGCGCTGGATATGCTTGGATTGTCACGAGTGGGCTAACGGATTTATTTCATTTCATGGATTTGGAAGTTGTTGAATCCATGCAAGGTTTTCTTGGGGTGAAACCTTTAGTCCCCAACTCTAGAAAACTGCGATCTTTTTCTCATAGATGGGTCCGAACGTTTCATCGGGAAAACCCCGATTTGAAATTAGTCACTGAGACGAGCATATTTGGGCTTTGGGCGTACGACACTTTGTGGGCTCTGGCGATGGCAGCGGAAAGCATTGGAAGCACCAACCCAAATCTGGTTACGAACAAATTAAACAGGGGAATTAGCATTAATGCTGCTAATCCATTTGCTCTAGAGAGTTCAGACACGGGTCCTAAACTTCATGACGCATTGTTAGGAACGAGGTTTAATGGTCTTGCTGGAGAGTTTAAGCTCGTAAATGGACAGTTGATGCAGACACCGTATCAGATAGTTAATTTTGATGGAAATCATGAGAGACTTGTAGCAACCTGGACACCAtatgttgaaaatcaaaagGAAACCATTAATTCGTACTTTACTCCAAAGGTGAAGTTCGGGCCGATCATAATATGGCCCGGCGATTCGACGGAGGCACCGAAAGGATGGCAAATCCCTGTAAACGGTAACCGCCTGCGAGTTGGGGTGCCACTAAAACCTGGTTTCAACGAATTCTTGACAGTGGAGATTGTTCCTACAACTAAGGAAGTGCAAGTTAGCGGATGCTATAAACAGGTGTTTGATCATGTAATAGCCTCGTTACCTTATGCTATAGTTCCCAAATTTGTGGCCTACCCATTCTTTGATGCAAATGGTTCAGCAATCGGGAATTATAATGATTTCGTGAATCAAGTATCTAAGCAG GAGCGATTTGATGCAGCAATAGGAGACATTACCATCACATACGAACGATCGCTAAACGTGGACTTCACCATGCCATATGTGGAAGGAGGTGTGACCTGTATAGTCCCGATTACTCGTGAATATCATTATAACAGGTTTACCATTTTTACCCTCTTCCGCATAGACCTGTGGATTACTGCTGTTGTCTTGTATCTTGCAAATGCTCTGGCTATATCAATTCTTGGTCGCCGGATCCTCTCTGAATCCACGGAGCAACTTGGGCAGCATCCTGGCATGATTGGCTATTTCCCATTTTTCCCtg GACAAGGACTCAATGCCAATTTGCTTTGTCTGATTTTGGTGGCATGGGTTTTTGTGTCATCTCTGTTGTACGCGACTCTTACCGCCAGTGTAACATCGGCACTCGTTGTGCCGGGGCTTCGACCTAATGTGACAGATGTGAGTGAACTTATCGGGAAAGGATGGCCTGTCGGGACCCAACAAGGGTCGTTTGTGTTTCGTTTCTTGAAAGACTTAGGATTCCGAGAATCAAATATATTGAACTATAATTCGACAGAAGATGTTGATAAAGCATTAGGAAGTACCGGAGATATAAAAGCATTTTGTGATACTGTGCCTCACATAAGGCTCTTGTTGTCGAATAAATACTGTGGCAAATACATGGCAATTGAGCCAACTTATCGAACAGAGGGTTTCGCTTTT GTTTTTCCCAGAGGTTCCCCCTTAGTTTCAGATGTCTCGCGCGCCATACTTCAATCGACGACGTTGGCAAACAAGAGTGGCACCATTGAAGACATCGTGAAAAAGTGTATTGAAAACGAAACATGTTCGGATCCAGATAGCAACTCTAGTACTGGATCTGCAGTGAAGACGGAACTGTTTGTGGTGCCTTTTATTTTCTCAGCTTGTATTACAGTGGCATGCCTCCTACTTTCAGAAGTAGCTGATCTTCGTAAGAAAGGAAAACTTGTGTTTGATCAGAAAATGCCGGCTAGAATACTGTATCGATGGAACTCTGCACTTGCTCCAATACTGCCAAAAAAATATGTTGGCCAGACTCCAAGTAGTACAGGTGAATGA
- the LOC140878402 gene encoding glutamate receptor 2.7-like, which yields MDSLLLTLFISTLVLLPFRSSSNSNTVDFQVGVILDSNSTVGRIGESCISMALADFYSVHQDYKTRLLLHFRDSNQSVVDAAAAALDLLQHVRVDAIIGPQNSAQVNFVMNLGDRAQVPIVSFSATSPSLVPRAPFFVQTSQSDAFQVQAIASIIEAFKWNQVVVINEDTDYGHGIIPYLSNALKDVNARISYRSVVPKSASDDFISKELYKMMGMETRVFVVHASLSLGTRLFPKLNELGMNSPGYAWIVTSGLTDLFHSMDLEVVESMQGFLGVKPLVPNSRQLRSFSGRWIRTFLGQNPDSEVTEASIFGIWAYDTLWALAMAAESIGSTKPNMVKNNNSGISNAANPFALESSDTGPKLHDALLGTRFPGLAGEFKLVNGQLEQTPYQIVNFDGNNERLVATWRPYVENHNKGNNAYFPPKVKFRSIIWPGDSTVAPKGWQLPVNGKFLRVGVPQKPGFNEFLKVEIDPTTNAVQVSGYYKQVFESVMAALPYVVIPEYVAYPFFDANGSAVGNYNGLVYQVSQQEQFDAAIGDITITYERSMNVDFTMPFADGGVSCIVPVIHEDPNNGFKIFTLLSKRLWATAVVFYLANALAVWILGRRILANATEPPGQHPGMICYFPCFPGENISLFF from the exons ATGGATTCGTTGTTGCTTACATTGTTTATTAGTACTCTTGTTTTGCTACCATTTCGTAGCTCCAGCAATAGCAACACGGTTGATTTTCAAGTAGGCGTAATTCTTGATTCGAATTCTACGGTGGGGCGTATAGGGGAGAGCTGTATATCCATGGCTCTCGCCGACTTTTACTCGGTCCACCAAGACTATAAAACCAGGCTGCTTCTCCATTTCAGAGATTCAAATCAAAGTGTAGTTGATGCAGCTGCTGCTG CTCTTGATCTTCTGCAACATGTTAGAGTGGATGCCATTATTGGTCCTCAAAACTCGGCACAGGTCAATTTTGTGATGAATCTTGGAGACAGAGCTCAAGTACCCATTGTTTCTTTTTCTGCCACCAGCCCTTCTCTTGTTCCTCGAGCTCCTTTCTTCGTTCAGACATCGCAGAGCGACGCCTTTCAAGTCCAGGCTATTGCTTCCATCATCGAGGCCTTCAAATGGAACCAAGTCGTGGTTATTAATGAAGACACGGATTATGGTCATGGGATCATCCCTTATCTGTCCAACGCCTTGAAAGATGTCAATGCTCGAATTTCGTATCGAAGCGTTGTTCCGAAATCGGCATCCGATGATTTCATAAGCAAGGAACTGTACAAAATGATGGGTATGGAGACACGAGTGTTCGTGGTGCACGCGTCTCTGTCTCTTGGAACAAGGCTGTTTCCAAAGTTGAACGAATTAGGGATGAATAGCCCTGGATATGCTTGGATTGTCACGAGTGGGTTAACGGATTTATTTCATTCCATGGATTTGGAAGTTGTTGAATCCATGCAAGGTTTTCTTGGGGTGAAACCTTTAGTCCCCAACTCTAGACAACTGCGATCTTTTTCCGGTAGATGGATCAGGACGTTTCTTGGCCAAAATCCGGATTCGGAAGTCACTGAGGCGAGCATATTTGGGATTTGGGCGTATGACACTTTGTGGGCTCTGGCGATGGCAGCAGAGAGCATTGGAAGCACCAAACCAAATATGGTTAAGAACAACAACAGTGGCATTAGCAATGCTGCTAATCCTTTTGCTCTAGAGAGTTCAGACACGGGTCCTAAACTTCATGACGCATTGTTAGGAACGAGGTTTCCTGGTCTTGCTGGAGAGTTTAAGCTCGTAAATGGACAGTTGGAGCAGACACCGTATCAGATAGTTAATTTTGATGGAAATAACGAGAGACTGGTAGCCACATGGAGACCATATgttgaaaatcataacaaaggAAACAATGCTTACTTTCCTCCAAAGGTAAAGTTCAGGAGTATAATATGGCCTGGGGATTCGACGGTTGCTCCGAAAGGATGGCAACTCCCTGTAAATGGTAAATTCCTACGAGTTGGGGTACCGCAAAAACCTGGTTTTAACGAGTTCTTGAAAGTGGAGATTGATCCTACAACTAATGCAGTGCAAGTTAGCGGATACTATAAACAGGTGTTTGAGTCTGTGATGGCGGCATTACCATATGTTGTAATTCCCGAATATGTGGCCTACCCATTCTTCGATGCAAATGGTTCAGCAGTCGGGAATTATAATGGTCTAGTGTATCAAGTATCTCAGCAG GAGCAATTCGATGCCGCGATTGGAGATATTACTATCACATATGAACGATCGATGAACGTAGACTTCACCATGCCATTTGCGGATGGAGGTGTGAGCTGTATAGTCCCTGTTATTCATGAAGATCCAAATAACGGGTTTAAAATTTTTACCCTCCTGAGTAAACGACTGTGGGCGACCGCTGTTGTCTTCTATCTGGCTAATGCTCTGGCTGTCTGGATTCTTGGTCGCCGGATCCTCGCTAATGCCACGGAACCACCTGGGCAGCATCCTGGCATGATTTGCTATTTCCCATGTTTTCCTGGTGAAAATATCTCCCTCTTTTTCTAG